AGGCGATGGTGTCACCCTTTGCGCCACGATAGGTCTTGCCATCAAAAGTGAAGGAGACTGGGCTTGACGGGTCGACACGACCGGCCCCGGGAACGCGATACTTGCTCATTGTGCGTCTTTCTCCGGAGTTTCAAGCACTGGACGGGCCTCGCCAGCCTTGTAGGTTGCCAAAAACCGGTCCGTCACAGTATTCCTGACCGCATTGAAGAAGCGGCCGCAGCCATGAAAATGGCGCCATCTTTCAGCGTGGGCACCGCGCGGATTGCTGCGGATGAACAGAAAGGCTTCCCACTCTTCGTCACTCTGCTTGTCCGGTTCTGAGGGACGGGCGATGTGGGCTTCACCGGCATAGGTGAATTCGGCTTCGGGGAGGGTTTCCTCGCAATAGGGGCAATGAATGAGGAGCATGACGAAATCCTTAGTGGGCAACGGCAGCAGCGGCTGCTTCATCAATCAGTCGGCCGGAGCGGAAACGCTCAAGGTTGAAGGGAGCATTGATCGGATGCGGCTCATCCTTGGCGACGGTCCAGGCAAGAGTGTGGGCCGCGCCCGGGGTCGCCTTGAAGCCACCCGTTCCCCAGCCACAGTTGACGTAGAGGCCCTTGACCGGCGTCTTGCCGAGGATCGGCGAGCGGTCCGGCGTCACATCAACAATGCCGCCCCATTTGCGCAGCATCCGGACCCGGTTGAACATCGGGAAGATTTCCGTGATGGCGGCGATGGTATGCTCGATCAGTGGCAGACCACCGCGCTGGGAATAGGAAGTATACTGGTCCGTGCCTGACCCGATCACCAACTCGCCCTTGTCGGACTGGCTGATATAGGCGTGAACGGCATTCGACATCACGACGCACGGGAAGATCGGCTTGATCGGCTCGGAAATCAGGGCCTGCAGCGGATAGCTCTCGACAGGCATGCGCACCTGAGCGCTGTCCATGACGACGCTTGAGTTGCCGGCAACAGAGACGGCGACCTTCTTGGCCTTGATGAAGCCCTTTGTGGTCTCGACACCCGACACAGATCCGTCCGGATTGCGACGGATGGCATTGACCATGCAATTCTCGATGATGTCGACCCCGCGTGCGGCTGCAGCCCGTGCATAGCCCCATGCGACAGCATCGTGACGAGCTGTTCCGGCCCGCCTCTGCAGGGCGGCTCCCACAATGGGATAACGCGCAGTCGGGGACAGGCTGAGCGGGGGACAGAATTCCTTGGCCTGTTCAGGTGTCAGCCACTGATTGTCCACGCCATTGAGACGATTGGCATGAACATGCCGCTTGAAGGTCTGCACGTCATGAACCGTGTGGGCCAGCATCAGCACACCACGGTTGGAATACATCACGTTGTAGTTCAGATCCTGACTGAGTCCTTCCCACAGGTCCACCGCGTGATCGAAGATCCGCGCACTCTCATCGTAGAGATAGTTGGACCGGATGATCGTGGTGTTCCGCCCGGTGTTGCCACCGCCAAGCCAGCCCTTGTCGATCACCGCAACATTGGTGATGCCATGCTCCTTGGCCAGATAATAGGCCGCTCCGAGCCCGTGACCACCAGCGCCAACGATGACAACATCATATTCGCTTTTCGGTTGGCTTTCGGGCCACTGTTCGGGCCAGTTCTTATGTCCGGAGAGAGTATTCTTAATCAGAGAAAATGCGTTGAAGCGCGTCATCATACACACCGCCTACT
This is a stretch of genomic DNA from uncultured Cohaesibacter sp.. It encodes these proteins:
- a CDS encoding sarcosine oxidase subunit delta translates to MLLIHCPYCEETLPEAEFTYAGEAHIARPSEPDKQSDEEWEAFLFIRSNPRGAHAERWRHFHGCGRFFNAVRNTVTDRFLATYKAGEARPVLETPEKDAQ
- a CDS encoding sarcosine oxidase subunit beta family protein, which encodes MTRFNAFSLIKNTLSGHKNWPEQWPESQPKSEYDVVIVGAGGHGLGAAYYLAKEHGITNVAVIDKGWLGGGNTGRNTTIIRSNYLYDESARIFDHAVDLWEGLSQDLNYNVMYSNRGVLMLAHTVHDVQTFKRHVHANRLNGVDNQWLTPEQAKEFCPPLSLSPTARYPIVGAALQRRAGTARHDAVAWGYARAAAARGVDIIENCMVNAIRRNPDGSVSGVETTKGFIKAKKVAVSVAGNSSVVMDSAQVRMPVESYPLQALISEPIKPIFPCVVMSNAVHAYISQSDKGELVIGSGTDQYTSYSQRGGLPLIEHTIAAITEIFPMFNRVRMLRKWGGIVDVTPDRSPILGKTPVKGLYVNCGWGTGGFKATPGAAHTLAWTVAKDEPHPINAPFNLERFRSGRLIDEAAAAAVAH